The region CTGGGAACAGACCACCTCCAAATGGTATCCCGGCCTCCGCCCCTCGGTGCCGACCTTCGACCTCACCTTGGAGGATTTCGAAAATCCGGAACCGGCGGAAACCTCCGCATTCGTCCCCGAGCCCCGGGATGTTTCTGAAGTTTCATCCCAGCCTCCTCGTACCGCTCCGGCCGTATTGCCCGAACTGTACCACCAGGATCTGGAAAGCGGGCTGCTCGACCAGCACATCATCAGCCTCGATTGGGCCGACGCCCCCGGTGGCCCCCAAACGTTCCGCTTCGAGGGCAATGTCCAATCCGGCTGTCTCATCGGCAGCGGCCAGGACTGCCAATTCATCCTACCCCACCCCAGCATCGAGCCGCTCCACTGCAGCCTCATGATCCACTCCGATTACGTGGAAATCTGGGATCTCGGTTCCGGCGACAAAACCCGGGTCAACGGGGTCGTCACCGAACAGGCCATCCTGACCTCAGGCGACCGGCTCACGGTGGGTGAGGTCGAACTCCTCTTCACCCTCCGCATCCGGAGACGGTTCACCGCCCCGTCCCCCAACACACCACTCGAGGAAACCATCCCGGCACCCGCCAAACCCTCCGGTGGAACCATCCCGCGCACCGCCATCACCTACGCCTCCATCGCCGCCGCCGCCCCGCCCAAACCCGGTGTGGTCAAAGCCATCCGCCGCATGTTTTTCCGCACCACCGGACGCGTCCAATACTCCAAAAAATGAACATCTGCATCATCGAAGACGATCCCGCCACCCGCATGCTCCTCCGCGCTCTGGTCAACAGCGGCCAGAGCGTCAAACACCAGGTGCTGGAATGCATGAGCGGCGAGGACGCCCTGGCCAAAATCG is a window of Candidatus Methylacidiphilales bacterium DNA encoding:
- a CDS encoding FHA domain-containing protein; its protein translation is MLKILHPTRAMATPSLQTHDEQPPGFLIRQIVVEGSEGALEILQGAKRALVFFRNHHVIHAESMGRKGAAALYEILGWEQTTSKWYPGLRPSVPTFDLTLEDFENPEPAETSAFVPEPRDVSEVSSQPPRTAPAVLPELYHQDLESGLLDQHIISLDWADAPGGPQTFRFEGNVQSGCLIGSGQDCQFILPHPSIEPLHCSLMIHSDYVEIWDLGSGDKTRVNGVVTEQAILTSGDRLTVGEVELLFTLRIRRRFTAPSPNTPLEETIPAPAKPSGGTIPRTAITYASIAAAAPPKPGVVKAIRRMFFRTTGRVQYSKK